From Dechloromonas sp. A34:
CGCCTGATGGGCATTCCGCCGGTCCTCGCCGGCAAGCTGTGCTTCACGCTGGCCGCCGCCATCGGTGCCTTCTCCGGCATCCTGATCGCGCCGATCACCACCATCTACTACGACTCCGGCTTCCTGATCGGCCTCAAAGGCTTCGTCGGTGCCATCATCGGCGGTCTCGCCTCCTATCCGCTGGCCGCGTTGGGCGCCATCCTGGTCGGCCTGCTCGAGTCCTACTCCTCTTTCTACGCCAGCGCCTTCAAGGAAGTCATCGTCTTCACGCTGATCATCCCGGTGCTGCTCTGGCGTTCGCTGACGACACGCCATGTCGAGGATGACGACGAGCATACCGACGAGGTCAATGCCGAACCGCACGACGCCCGGCCAAAACTGCGCTGGCTGCGTCACCTGCCCTTCGTCGCCTTCATCGGCCTGCTGCTGGTCGCGCCCAGCCTCCTGCCCGAGTTCTCGATCACGCTGCTCAACTACATCGGCCTCTATGCCATCGTCGCGGTCGGGCTCGTCCTGCTGACCGGCGTCGGCGGCCTGACCTCGTTCGGGCAGGCCGCCTTCGTCGGCCTCGGCGCTTACACGACGGCCGTCCTGACCACCACCTACGGCCTCTCGCCCTGGCTGACGCTGTTCATCGGCCTCGCTATCACCGCCGCCGTCGCGCTGTTCCTCGGCTTCATTACGCTACGCATGGGCGGCCACTATCTGCCGTTGGGCACCATCGCCTGGGGCATCAGCCTGTATTTTCTGTTCGGCAACCTCGAGTTTCTCGGCGGCCACACCGGCATCACCAGCATTCCGGCGGTATCGCTGTTCGGTTGGGAGTTGAAGTCGGGCAATCAGTTCTACTACCTGATCTGGCTGGTCGTGCTGCTCGCCATCGTCGCCATCCGCAACCTGCTCGATTCGCGCGAGGGCAGGGCGATTCGCGCCCTGCGCGGCGGCGTCGTGATGGCCGAGGCGATGGGCGTCAATACCCAGCGCACCAAGATCGTCATCTTCCTGATCGCCGCGCTGCTGGCCAGCGCCTCGGGCTGGCTGTACGCCCACCTGCAGCGCTTCGTGAACCCGACGCCCTTCGCGCTGAACCAGGGCATCGAATACCTGTTCATGGTCGTCGTCGGCGGTATGGGCCATGTCTGGGGCGCCGTGCTCGGCGCCGGGCTGATCACTGTCCTCAAGCAATGGCTGCAGGACTGGCTGCCGCAGATTCTCGGCCAGAGCGGCAATTTCGAGATCATCGTCTTCGGCATCGCCATGGTCATCGTGCTGCAGAAAGCCCGCGTCGGCCTGTGGCCGGTCATCGTCAAACTGCTGCCCAGCCGCAGCCGGCAACGCACGGTTCCGACTGCCGACATACTCGCCAAACGCCCGTCGGCGGCAACCGGCACGGTGCTGCTCGAAGCCGCCGAAGTCACCAAGCGTTTCGGCGGCCTGGTCGCCAACAACAACATGGACCTCAACGTGCGGGCCGGCGAAGTGATGGCCCTGATCGGCCCGAACGGCGCCGGCAAGAGCACGATGTTCAACTGCATTTCCGGCGTCGATCCGGCCAGCGAGGGGAAAATCGCCTTCCTCGGCGAATCGACCGTTGACCAGGGGTCGCGCGACATCGCCCGGCGCGGCATGAGCCGGACCTTCCAGCACGTGCGTTTGCTCGGCCAGATGTCAGTCATCGAAAACGTCGCCATCGGCGCCCATTTGCGCGGCAGCAAGGGCGTCATCGCCGCCGCGCTGCGCCTCGACCGCGCCGAGGAAAACCGCCTGCTCGCCGAAGCGGCGCGCCAGATCGAGCGCGTCGGCCTCGCCGAGCACATGTTCGACCCGGCCGGCAGCCTGGCCTCGGCCAGCAGCGCATTGTCGAAATCGCCCGCGCCTTGGCCTCCGACCCCTGCCTGCTGCTCCTCGACGAACCGGCCGCCGGCCTGCGCTACAAGGAAAAACAGGCGCTCGCCGAACTGCTCCGCAAGCTGCGCGCTGAAGGCATGGGCATCCTGCTCGTCGAGCACGACATGGATTTCGTCATGGGCCTGGCCGACCGCGTGGTGGTCATGGAGTTCGGCGAGAAGATCGCCGAAGGGCTGCCCGAGGAGGTCCAGCGGAATCCGAAGGTGCTGGAAGCCTATCTGGGCGGCGTGGAGTAAGACATGAGCAAGCACTCACACCTGCACGACAACGAGGTCATTCTCGACGTCAAGAACCTGCGTGTCGCCTATGGCAAGGTCGAGGCGCTGCACGAAGTCAGCCTGACCATCCGCCGCGGCGAGATCGTCACCGTGATCGGCCCCAACGGTGCCGGCAAGACGACCCTGCTGGCGGCCCTGATGGGCTTGCTGCCATCGCGTGGCGATATCGTTTACATGGGCCAGGCCCAGCGCCAGGAACGCTCGGTCGAACACCTGGTCCGCCACGGCATGACGCTGGTCCCGGAAAAGCGCGAGCTGTTCGCCGAAATGAGTGTCGAGGACAATCTGCTGCTCGGCGCCTTCGACCGCTACCGCACCGGCCACCGCGACCAGATGGAAACCATGGACGAGGTGTTCGAGCTCTTCCCGCGCCTCGAGGAACGCCGTGCCCAGCTGGCCGGCACGCTGTCCGGCGGCGAACGGCAGATGCTGGCCATGGGCCGCGCCCTGATGGCCAAGCCCAAGCTGCTGATGCTCGACGAACCGAGCCTCGGCTTGGCCCCGCTGATCATCAAGGAAATCTTCCGGATCATTGCCGCGCTCAAACAGACCGGCGTCGCCATCCTGCTCGTCGAGCAGAACGCCCGCGCCGCGCTGCAGGTTTCCGACTACGGCTACGTACTGGAGACTGGCGAGGTTTCGCTGGCCGGGCCGAGCGCCGAACTGGCGGCCGACCCGCGCGTGATCGAAGCCTATCTCGGCCTCGGCCACAAGCACTAGCGCCACGACGACAAGGGCTGGCGCTAGCTAGATCGCGGTCAGCCGCGCCAGCAGCGGGCCAAACAGGTCGACGGCGATGACCATCGCCGGCAGGACGTAGAAATAGGCGTTCATCAGCCGGCGAATGCGCCGGTTGGCGCCGCCCAGCTCCATGAAGTGGTCGATCACC
This genomic window contains:
- a CDS encoding ABC transporter ATP-binding protein, producing MSKHSHLHDNEVILDVKNLRVAYGKVEALHEVSLTIRRGEIVTVIGPNGAGKTTLLAALMGLLPSRGDIVYMGQAQRQERSVEHLVRHGMTLVPEKRELFAEMSVEDNLLLGAFDRYRTGHRDQMETMDEVFELFPRLEERRAQLAGTLSGGERQMLAMGRALMAKPKLLMLDEPSLGLAPLIIKEIFRIIAALKQTGVAILLVEQNARAALQVSDYGYVLETGEVSLAGPSAELAADPRVIEAYLGLGHKH
- a CDS encoding cytochrome C oxidase subunit IV family protein encodes the protein MSHDRKLTLAWLFLLVLTLGGGYLGETAEPGLAITLIVAAVIAIKGRLVIDHFMELGGANRRIRRLMNAYFYVLPAMVIAVDLFGPLLARLTAI